The sequence GATGTTTAGTCTTTTCTTTTCCTAGCTTCAGTagccttttgttgtttttttcattgtggTTGTTGAATGCAGAAATTTCTACATCTGGGCTTTCCTAGGTTAACTGTCAGCTTTCCCAGATGTCCAGCTCTGCTCCTATAAAGATTACAACCAGTCATTACATCCTAAACCCATTCTAGTACATAGATTTCTTTTAGAGTTCTTAAACTTATAATTTTGTCATGGTTTTCAGGGCTCTGCTCAAATATCTGGTTCTGGAGGTGCACTACAGGGATTCTTGCTGTTGTTTCGGTTTTGATCTTGTGTATTCACCTTGGTAAGTatttaagtaattttaaaataaagtattattTACCTCTACAGTCAAGAGAACTCCAGATTTTCATATagaaaccaaaaccaaatttaGTTTGTTCATAACTCCCATTATTTGAGAGTTAAATAGGTGTCCCTTGAGAGAGACATTTCATTTTAAGACTCAGTTTCAAGACTGGAGAGGTGAAACCCATAGCAGTAGAAATGGTAAGGGCCATATGTAGTCCTGGTTTACACGTGACTTGTGAATGTGTGACCTTGTCTATTTCCAGATTCAAAAAAACACTCCTTCAGTTCACAGGCAGAAGATTTCCCTGGCCCTGATTCTTTAATTTCTGGCCctgactctttaaaaaaatgaaagctaaatTAATGCAGAAACTGATGAGACTGCCAAAAAAATGCTGCTCTGGCATAACAGCCAAGGCTGGCTCAGTCGAACACTGACATTATCAGAAgttggggagatttttttttaatttgggaattTGGTCTGTTGTTTTCACAAGCTGCCTTCTGGTTATAattagactgtaatctctttaGGCCTCTTAGATCTCTCTTATGAGGTTGTTCAGCATCTAGCACTCTCTAGGAAACATAAAAATTATACAGGTTCATTAAATTTAAATCTCAGCCCAGTGTTATATTTGATTTCCTGTAATATTTTCAATTGTTTTGAGCTCTTGTCTGCAGAGGGCACAAACTGAGGGCTGGGCTAGGTAGCTCCAGGAAGTCTGCTCTGGGAGATCTGACTGGCAGAAATGTgatggtttgttgttgttttttagcgGTAAACTGCTCATCAAGGAAAAGTTCTTCTGGCTCTCCTCCTCCAGAACCATGCCCTGCCGACTGGCTGTACCACCAAAGGAAATGTTACTGCTTCTCTGAGAAAGTAAAGGACTGGAACTCCAGTCAGAGCTTTTGTGCCTCACACAACAGCTCCCTAATTGTAATTGAAAGCCAGCAGGAACTGGTAAGGGAATGAAATATGATAGTTTCACCTCCTCCCATCTCCTGGGATCTGTGTGATTCCCCACTCTCTCATTCTGCTCTCTCATCTGAATGGCTGTAAATCCAGTCAAGGAGTGTGACAAGGTACAGTGCACAGAAAAACATGaagataagaacggccatactgggtcagaccaaaggtccatctagcccagtatcctttcttccaacaatggccaatgccaggtgccccagagggaatgaacagaacaggcaatcaccaagtgatccatcccctgtcacccattcccagcttctcttCTGGAGTTGCCGTCTTCAACCCCGGTAGTTAATGTTTTAGAAGTTGCCCATGGAATGCCCCATTTAACCTTTGGACTGATCACATTGACAAACGCTGGTGTCTGAAGCGACTGTCTGTGAAAACAATGTCCCGTCTTTCTTATCTGTAACCAGACATAAATTCTCTCAGAGTTACCAGGACCCACTGAGGCCAACGAGCCTGGATACTTGTGTTAGCCCCAGTTTGGGAGTGAGGTAACAGTTCTCTTCCACTGAGATTTGCCATTTCTCTTGAATTTTAAATTTCAGTGCTAGGATGTTAGAAATGGTCCCactccagcccagctctgaaatATAGGAAGAGATTCTCTCCTTTCCCTGATCTGTCCCTTAAATGGAGCTGCAGCAGTGAACAGGGCCCCAAAAAGCCCCATAGCCAGCCAGAAGAGAACTGCCTCAGCTGAAGGGAGCGCTGCACAGCCCCCATCCCTAACCTCAGCATAGTGGTCAtactgggggcagaaggggagtcTGCAGAGCAAGCTGCACTGTGGGTTCGGGGCAGCTCCATGTTGCAAAGCTGCACACAGCCAACTCAGGAAGGTCTTTTCTGAATTAGAGGAGGCTTTTGGGCTGCGCTTAGTTGTGTTAGGGGCCACACTGGCCCTAGCCATCACAGAAGTTTGCTTCCCTTTGTCTCCACTCTGCCCAGACTGCACCTGTTTGTGTGGTGGCTCCTAGACGGGCAGTACACACTCCCACCCTACACCTTCACTACAGGAAACTTTGCACTGTACTGAAGCTCCTTATCTTCATTTTCAAGACCCTCTATAATCTGGCTGCTGACTGtaactctgctctcattttcTCCTACTTCCCACCTTGCTCTGTATGCTCCTTCCAGTCTTGTTGCCTCACTGCTCCCTTCATCTTTTTCCATGCTTGTTTTGGCACCATCTGTTTTCTTGCTTCCAACACTTGGAACAATTCCTCTCTCCTCATTCACATCCCTCTGTAAAACCTACTTCTTCCAGGAATCCTTCTTCTGGTCTCTACACCAATGATTTCTCCAATCTGCTTTGCCTAAACTGTTGTCCACTGTTCTGTTGATGTCACACTGTaggctgttcagggcagggacatAACTTATTCTCTATTTTGTACAGTCCTGTGCTCATGAGTCTATGTAAATACTTAATAATTGTCTGTGTTCATCCAGGTTCTTATAGTAGACTCGATACATTGCTACAGTGTCAGAGCACCTccatggctaaatataaatgctTAATATTAGTCCATGGCAGTCTTTTGAGCAGAGACTTCCAATCTGGCTGAATTTTGGGGTGCTTTTCTTTATGTGGATATCACAAGATCCACACTTATGATTTTGATGTCAGCTCTCAAGAGGTGAAAGGCTGGTACATTAACCCATAGTCCTCTGGGAGAAGGGAAAGATCATCCTTTCGTTTTCTAGTCTGGAACAAAGATTGCTCCTTGTGGTTTTTTTCCTACAGaaatttataatgaaaataacAAAGCAAGATCCGTGGATTGGACTTCGCAAGACAGGAGAAGAATTCCATTGGGTAAATGGGACTCCATTAGATACAAATCTGTAAGTTGATATTGACTTGTATTGCCCTGGATACATGATAACAGAAGGGTTAATGAAGGGTTCCCAGAATAAGCAGAATGTATGGAGTGATTTGAAGGTAGAGTTAAAATGCTGGCGATACAAGTAGCATTGTCTCTGATGCATCTGAGATTACGAGACCGCAGAGAGGATGATAGACTGGGGTAGGCAGCTAGATTTTTGAATCTGTCATGTAGCATTGGCAAAATCATAGGAGGTGTTAAGGTGGAGAGAAAAGCTGAGAACACAAAGGAAAGAATCCTAaggagcaaagagagagagaggaggaagaggacttAGTAAAATTGGTGCTGAAGGAGTGGTCAGGAAAGCAGGAGTGAATCAAAGAAAGCCCAAAGCTACAGAGtctgagaggagagagagatcagTGGTATAAAGGCAGCAGGCACACCAGAAAGGCTGACAGAGGAGTGCCCCTTTGAATTAGCAAATCAAAGGTTGTGACCTTGGTCAGGCATTTTCACTGGAATGGATAGGGCTGAGGATAGACTGGAGAGCACCAAGAAGAGGAGGccaaggcagcaggagcagacaGCATATCTTAAGGTACATCTACATGGCACACCACTGGTGACAGTGTGTAGGGTATGTATTGCTTCATGCTGCAGTGGAAAAGCAGACTGTGTTCACACTGTGGTGGTGTGCAGTCACACACAGCCGTGAAAAGCTCTGGTCGGGGGGGTGGCAGTGGAGAAAGGCTCCTGCAAGTCCCTACTGCCAAAGGCTTTCCCACTGCTCCCCCTCTATTTGAGCCTTTCACTATGCCAGGGTCTTTCACTGTGGTAGGGAATCCCCTTTACTGGAGCCTTTCCTCAGTGCCTTCCCCCACCATTGAATTTCTCTACTGCTGGAGACtctgcctgtggcagggaaagtCGCTGGTAGTGGGACACTGCTAAagacagcagtgtagacagggaaggcactgcttgggcatgtagagatcCCTATAGCGTACGAGTGCAGGTGTATTTACTTGCCTAAGCAATGCTTCACCATTTGGGACAAGGGGTAAaaagtgagatggcaaaatttgcagatgatacgagactactcaagatagttaagtccaaagcagactgtagatagttacaaagggatctcacaaaactgggtgagtaggcaacaaaatggtagatgaaattcaatgttgctaaatgcaaagtaatgcacatgacAAAATAGagtcccaactatacatgtaaaatgatggggtctaaatgagctgttaccactcaagaaagagatcttggagtcattgtggatagttctctgaaaacatccatgcagtgtgcagcagcagtcaaaaaagcaaacaaaatgttgggaatcattaagaaagggacagataataagacagaaaaatatcatgttgggcggcacttacctcaggcggctcctggttagtggcagagcagggctaaggcaggctccctgcatgccctggctccgcacggctccggaagcagccggcatgtccctgtggcccctagcgCCGCTGTGATCAGGAAGGCTCCGCGTGCTGCCTCcacccatgcagctcccattcacTAGGAaccccctaaccccctgccccagccctgagccactcccatgctccaaaccccttggccccagcctgcagccccctcctgaaccccaaaccccgcatccccagccccaccccagagcccgctccctgagccggagccctcattctctcccacatcccaaccccccgccccatcccagtgaaggtgagtgagggtgggggagagtgagtgtcgtagggatgggggagggagtgagTGGGAGCTGGGGCCTCAGAGAAAGGGCGGGaccttgggggaggggctgggcaagggtgttcggttttgtgcaattagaaagtttgCAACCCTAACCAACCACCTGATGTTTAATTCTAGAGACTGTTAGTGTGACTGTGTGACCTGATTTCCATTTCTGGGTCACTGCAGGTGAGGAGAAGGGCGAGCTGTTAGGTAGCCAGGATCTTTGTTCCCTTTGAGCTGCGCGGCCAcgcaggtgctcagggctgcagcggagagagatgcctctcccccaacCCTGGACGTGCTGTGATGGGGAGAAGCGCGCCAGCCCCAAGCCAGCCTCAGACGTGCCGCAGCCCCAACCGAGCACCGGATCTTCCATGTCCGGGGGGCAGGTGCCTCTCTCCCAGCCCCTGACCAGTCATGGCCGGGGGAGAGCCATCTGGCCCCAAACCAACCCAGCCCCGGCCCGGACCTGCTGCGGCCGGGGGATGGGTGCCCCTCTCCCGGCCCCAACCCTGCCCCGGATCAGACCTCCCttggtggggagaggtgcctctccccttccagcccaggtgctgctttgggggagagagctggggggagtcctctctccctgccatagGCCCGGGGGaggctgcaccccaaaccccgcatccccagccccaccacagagccggCATCccgagccagagccctcacccgcaatcttctgccccagccctgatcccccgcTTCCACACACCATactcccaagc is a genomic window of Lepidochelys kempii isolate rLepKem1 chromosome 1, rLepKem1.hap2, whole genome shotgun sequence containing:
- the LOC140898661 gene encoding C-type lectin domain family 2 member L-like isoform X3 translates to MRRSRGDAVIGGGSPPASPGCLPGLCSNIWFWRCTTGILAVVSVLILCIHLAVNCSSRKSSSGSPPPEPCPADWLYHQRKCYCFSEKVKDWNSSQSFCASHNSSLIVIESQQELKFIMKITKQDPWIGLRKTGEEFHWVNGTPLDTNLLTVKGSGECAYIESDVVSSSGCSLPRGW
- the LOC140898661 gene encoding C-type lectin domain family 2 member L-like isoform X2, translating into MRRSRGDAVIGGGSPPASPGCLPGLCSNIWFWRCTTGILAVVSVLILCIHLAVNCSSRKSSSGSPPPEPCPADWLYHQRKCYCFSEKVKDWNSSQSFCASHNSSLIVIESQQELKFIMKITKQDPWIGLRKTGEEFHWVNGTPLDTNLLTVKGSGECAYIESDVVSSSGCSLPRGWVCKIGS
- the LOC140898661 gene encoding C-type lectin domain family 2 member L-like isoform X1, which translates into the protein MRRSRGDAVIGGGSPPASPGCLPGLCSNIWFWRCTTGILAVVSVLILCIHLAVNCSSRKSSSGSPPPEPCPADWLYHQRKCYCFSEKVKDWNSSQSFCASHNSSLIVIESQQELKFIMKITKQDPWIGLRKTGEEFHWVNGTPLDTNLLTVKGSGECAYIESDVVSSSGCSLPRVAPNGLRKGPSEVKHGPCPENPTI